A region of the bacterium genome:
GGATGTGCTTTCTGTATTCATGTGTGTCCCTTTGGTGCGATAAATATTCCATGGTCAAGTGTAACAACGGAGGAATTTCAGGAAAGAATTGTTGAGTATGCCTATGGAATAATAAAATTTTATAAGGATAAATTTCTGGCGATAAATTTTTTAACAAATATTGCTGGAGATTGTGATTGCTGTTCAAATCCAGGAGAAATATTATCAAAAGATATAGGTGTATGTGTTTCTGATGATCCGGTTGCAGTTGATAAATGTTCTTCTGATTTAATAAGAGAAATAAATAAAAAGGATGTATTTTTAGAAATAAAGCCGAAAGTAGATTATACTACACAATTTAGATATGCAGAAAAAATTGGACTCGGTACAACAAAATATAAAGTGATTGTATTTTAAAATTTCCTTTCATTAATAATGAAAAAATATGACATTATCGTAATTGGTGGAGGACATGCTGGTATTGAAAGTGTTATGGTCTGTAAAAAGATGGGGATGGAGGTTTTACTTATCACATTTGAAAAAGAAAAGATTGGCTACATGTCCTGTAATCCTGCTATTGGTGGAGTTGGCAAAGGTCAGATAGTTAAAGAAATTGATGCTCTTGGTGGTCAAATGGCAAAAGCAACTGATAAAACAGGTATACAATTCAGAACATTAAATACTTCAAAAGGTCCTGCGGTATGGTCAAGTAGAGCACAGGTTGATAGAAGAAAATATAATGAATATATGAAAAAATTAATTGAAGAAAATGTTGAAATACTTGAAGGAGAGGTTACAGACATAATCGTGAAAAATAAATCTGTTTTAGGAGTTGAAATAAATGGCGAGGAGTTTATATCTTCAAAATGTGTAATCCTTACACCTGGTACTTTTTTAAATGGTGTTATTCATATAGGTTTTGAAAGTTTTTCAGCAGGAAGAATTGAAGATAAAAAAGTAAGTAAGAAATTATCTGATAAACTTAAAGAACTTGGATTTGAAATTATGAGATTTAAAACAGGAACATGTGCTCGTCTTGATGGTAGTACAATTGATTTTTCTTCTCTAACTCCACAATATGGAGATGAAAAAATCAGACCATTTTCTTTTTCAACCGATAAAATTGAAATTGAACAACTTCCCTGTTACATTACCTATACAAATGAGAAAACACATCAGATTATAAAAAAGAACCTTGATAGAAGTCCTTTATTTACAGGGATAATCAAAGGTACAGGAGTAAGGTATTGTCCTTCAATTGAAGATAAAGTTGTAAAATTTCCTCATCATCAGAGACATCATATATTTTTAGAGCCCGAAGGGAAAGATGTAAATATTTATTATCCAAACGGAATTTCTACAAGTTTACCTGTTGATGTTCAGGATGAGTTTATTCATACTATAAAAGGGCTTGAGAATGTTAAAATTTTAAGATATGGTTATGGCATTGAACATGATGTTGTAAATCCTCTGAATATATATCCGACACTTGAGACAAAACTGGTTGAGAATTTATTTTTAGCGGGTCAGATAAATGGAACAACAGGTTATGAAGAGGCGGCTGGTCAGGGATTGATAGCGGGTATAAATGCTTCTTTAAAAGTTAAAAATGAGCGACCTTTAATTCTTGATAGAACAACAAGTTATATAGGTGTTTTAATAGATGATTTGACAACAAAAGGGACAAATGAACCATACAGGATGTTTACTTCAAGGGTTGAATATAGATTGATGATAAGGGAGGATAATGCAGATATAAGATTGAGGGAGATAGGATATAAAATTGGACTTGTAAGTAAAGAGGAATGGGAAAGGACAAGAAAAAAAATTGAAGATATTAAAAAAATTAAAGAAATATTGAAAAGTAGAAAAATTAATGTTGATGGTAAAAATATATCCCTTTTTGAATATGTAAGAAGGCATGAGGTTAAACTTATAGATTTTGTAAGCGATTTCAAGGAGGATACTCTTTTTACTGCAGAGGTTGAAATAAAATATGCTCCTTATATTGAAAGGAATTTAAGAGAAATAGAGGAGTTCAAAAATCTTGAAAGAATAAAAATCCCGTCTGATATTGACTATAATAAAATTCCAGGTCTTTCTCTTGAAATAAAAGAAAAATTGTCAAAATTAAAACCATTAAATCTCGGTCAGGCAAGCAGAATTTCAGGAATAACTCCTTCTGCAATTTCAATTCTTATGGTTTACCTAAAAAAATTTTCTTGAATTTAAATTTGTGATATTTTAATATTTGACAAAAAGGAGGTTTATGGTGAGAAAAGTTAAAGTTGGAATAATTGGAGCAGGTGGAAGAGCAAATTTTCAGGCAAAATCAATTATTGGAAGTCAGATAGGAGAAGTTAAGATTGTTTATTCTCCTTTTCTTGAAGAAGCAAAAAGTTTTTCAGAAAAATACGGGATAGAATATACAGATTCACTTGATGATGTGTTAAATAATCCAGACATTGATGCAATAACAGTTTCTACTCCAAATGCGACTCACTATGAAATTGCTAAAAAGGGGCTTGAAAGTAACAAAAATGTTCTTGTAGAATATCCACCAACTCTAAAACTTGAACAACTTGAGGAACTTATAAATTTAGCAAAAGAAAAAAATCTTGTTTACTGGGTAAGTTTAACCCAACTTCTTGAAAATCCTCATTATACAATAAAGAAAAATTTAAATTTAATAGAAAAGCCCCTATCTTACAATTTTTCCTATATTTCTTCCTTTTTAGGTGGCTGGTATTCTCAAATTTCTCTGTCAGGTCCTGTATATCTCTGGCAACATTTTCATTTTGTAAGTCAATTACTTGATATATGGAAAGATGTGGAAGAAGTGAGTGTTTTTGAAAATATTGAATATTCATCTGAAGGAATTATGTCTTTAACTTTTTCAGTAATGAATATTAAATTTAAATCTGGCATTATATCTACAATTGAATTTGGAATGGGAATAAAAGATGTCTCTGATACAAGGATAAAACTTGTAGGTGATGGAGGGATTTTTTATTATGAAAAGGGAAAACTTTATTTTATAAATAAAAAGGAAGGAAAAAGAGAAATTGAAATGGAAAAAATTGATATTGGAGTTGATACTGTTAATTTTCTAAAAAAAGTTCAGGAAGGTAAATTTAACATAGAAAAGGCATTGGAAGCAAGAGAAATATTAAAAATATGTCTGTGTGCAGAAATATCAGCGAAAGAAAAAAGAATTGTTAAAATGTAATTTTAAAAGGTATAATTTTTATATGAGCGATAGTGAAAATCTGAAAAGAATAAAAAAGATAGTAAAACTAATAAATGATAAAAAGGGTGAAAATGTAGTTGTTCTTGATTTAAAAAATCTTACATGGATTACAGATTACTTTATTATTGCATCAGGGGAGTCATTAATACAGACAAAAGCAATAGCAGAAAATATTATTGAAAACTTAAAAGAAACACCTGTTTCTGTTGAAGGGATAGACGATGGCAGATGGATACTTGTAGATTATGGAGAAATTATAGTACATATTTTTTTAATTGAAACAAGAAATTATTATAAACTTGAAAAACTTTGGGCAGAAGCAAGGATAGTTGAAATTTAAGATTTTTTTATTGTATTTATATAATCTATTAATTTGTTAAATGTTTCAGCAAAAGGTTTCAAAAAGTCCTTCTTTCTTAATTTTATATATTCAACACTTTTACCTTCTATAATTTCATTTAAAGATTTTTCAATTCTATATAATGGGCCAACGATTCTGTGTAAAAATCTTATTTCAAGGTAAAAAGTAAGAAATATAAGCAATAACATAAGAATTCCAATTCTTTTCAAAAGAAGAATATTAATATTTTTAATTATTTCATATGCATTTATAATCTTCTTTTCAAGTTCAAGTTGAGATAAAATTGTATTTAAAGTGATAAAGTATGTAAGGCCTCCAATAAGGATTATAGCTATTATGATAAAATAAATTGTAATACCACTAAAAATAAACTGGACAGGTTTGTTTATAAGATACTTCTTCCTTCTATTTTTTTTCATTTTTCACCTCTTATTCCTGAAAATTTGGATATTTATTTGAAACCCAAACAATATCCTTATTGTATCCTTTTCCACTTTCTTTCCCATCTTTACCATAACTTCCAACTATAAAATATTCACCTGTTGGCATATTATCAACAATTATACTGAAATATAAAAAATCTCCAGGTGTACTCCTTGCCCATGTCAAAGTATTATTCTCATCTTTAAGTGTTACTTCCTTTTCTATTATCTGTGGTTTGGGTTTATTTCTAAATTCATTTTCTTTTACAACTTCAACTCCATTTATATAAATTGAGCAGGAAGTTACACCGTAATTTTCAACTCTTATTCTACCTTTTCCTTCTATTGCATCAAAATTTGCTGTATAAGTATCCGGTTTTCCATGAACCCTTGGTAATTTTGGAGAAGAAAAGACGGTTGTAGGAGGGATTTTGTAGAAATATGGATTTCCCCATGGGTCAAAAGGAATTTTGTTTGTATATGGACCATTCCATCCTTTTTCCTGTAATTTTGGAGGTGAATTGAGTGTTAAATCAGAGAGAAATGCAGGGTAATATCCAGTATCATTTTTTATCTGTTCAAGTAAAAGAGCAAGTTGTGAAATCTGTACTTTTGCACTCATAACCTTTGCTCTATCCATAACATTTTTAACACCTAAAAAAATACCTGTTGCAAGTAAAATAAATATAACTAAACCTACAATCAGTTCCGTTAAAACATATCCTTTTTTCAATTTTCCCTCCTAACTAATTTTACCTACTTTTATTCTTTATTGTCAATTTTCAATTTTTTTTGTATAATTTTTTATATGGAAATAAACAGAAAAATATTCAGGGAATATGATATAAGGGGTATTTATGAAGATGACTTAAAAGGGGACTTACCTTACTACATTGGAAAAGCATTTGGTTCTTATATTAAAAGGCAAAACATTGGAAATGTTTGTGTTGGTGGTGATAACAGATTTACAACTCCTGAGATTAAAGAAAAATTGATAAAAGGTCTTATTGATACTGGCTGTGAAGTAGTTGATATAGGAATTATTCCAACTCCTCTTTTATATTTTTCTGTCCACTTTTATAAATATGGTTCAGGTATTATGGTTACTGCAAGCCATAATCCACCTCAATTCAATGGTTTTAAAATGGTTGTAGGAAATAAAAGTTTGTATGGAAAGGAAATTCAAAAAATAGCAGATATAATTGAAAAAGAGGATTTTGAAAAAGGGAATGGAAAGTTAGATAAAAAAGATGTGATTGATGAATATATAAAATTTATGGTTGAAAAATTTAAATTTAATAAAAAACTAAAAGTTGGTGTGGATACAGGAAATGGAACAGTAGGTCCTTTGATAGAGAAATTGTTCAGAAAACTTAATGTTGAATTTGTTGGATTATATCTTGAAAGCGATGGTAATTTTCCAAATCATCTTCCTGACCCTGTAGTTCCTGAAAATTTAAAGGACCTGATAGAAATAGTTAAAGAAAATAATCTTGACTGTGGTTTTGGATTTGATGGAGATGGAGACCGTCTTGCAGTAGTTGATGAAAATGGAGATATTCTCTGGGGTGATAAATTAATGATAGTATATTCAAAAGATATTCTTATTAAAAACAAAGGTGCAAAGATTATTTTTGATGTTAAATGTTCCAAATCCCTTGAAGAAGTGATAGAAAAACTCGGAGGAAAACCGGTTATGTGGAAAACGGGTCATTCTTTAATTGAAAACAAACTTCATGAAGAAAAATCACCTCTTGCAGGAGAACTTTCAGGGCATTTATACTTTGCCGATGAATATTTCGGTTATGATGATGCAATATATGCTTGCCTGAGATTATTAAGGATTATGGATAAAGAGAATAAGAAACTATCTGAATTTTTCAAAGATGTAAAAAAATATTATTCAACACCTGAAATAAGAATTGAAGTTTCTGATGAAGAAAAATTTGAAATAGTTGAAAAGGTAAAAAAGTTCTATGCGGGAAAATATAGAATAAACGATATTGATGGTGTTAAGGTTTATTATCCCTCTGGATGGGCATTACTGAGAGCATCAAATACCCAGCCAGCACTTGTGGTTAGAATTGAAGGAGAAACAGAGGAAGATCTTAATAAAATAAAAAGAGAATTTATTGAAAAAATTGGAAATTTTAAATAATTTTTTAAAAGACTAAAAATGACAGTTGAAAACCCTTGTCCGTCAATTATTTTCCAAGCCCACCTTAAAGGTGGGAGAAAGGGGGGATGAAAAATGAAATGTCCGTTGAGATTGAGAATTCAGAAAAGACCTCTTGGAGAAGCAGCATTTGGAGTGCCTGAGCAGGTGGAAGATTTTGATATGTGCATAGAAGAAAATTGTGCGTGGTGGGATGAGAAAAATAAAAGTTGTTTGGTAAGACATCTGATTTCAATAGATGAAAAACTTGAAATTTTAAAGAGTAAAATTTAAAAAATTTAAAGGAGAGAAACGATGAGAAATCTAATTTTAATTTTTATAGCATGTTTGTGTTTTATTCTATCAGGAGGTGAATTAATTAAAGCACCTGATTTTGTTTTAAATTCAATTGATGGTAAAGAAATAAAACTTTCCAATTATAAGGATAAAAAAGTTATTTTGAATTTCTGGGCTACTCTTTGTCCTCCATGCAAAGAGGAAATTCCCTATTTTGTTAAATTCTATAATGAAAACAAAAATAAAATTGAGATTATTGGAATTGAACTAACAGGGAAGAAAAAAGAAATTGAACAGATTGTGAAGAAATATAATATCAGTTATCCCATTTGTATAAGTGATGGAAAGATAGAAAATTTATACGGAGGTATTAGATTTGTTCCAACTACATTTGTAATAGATGAAAAAGGTTATATAATTTTAAAGAAAGTGGGTTTGATGACCGAAGAGGAATTGAAAGGGATTATTAAAAATGAAAAGAAATGAAATAATAAAAATTTTAAAGGAAAAAGAAAATATCAGGGATGACCAGATAGAAATAGTATTGAAGGAAAAAGAAAAAACAGGTACTCCTTTTGGTTATTTACTCATTAAATTTGGACTTTTATCTGCTGAAAGATGGTATAATTTTGCTTTAAAAGAACTTAAATGTATTCCTGTTCAGTTAAGTCAGATGAATATAGATAAAGAAATTTTAAAAATGCTTCCTGAATTTACATGCAGAAAATATAGAGTCATTCCAATATTTAGGGGAAATAATAAACTTGTCTGTGCAATGGTTGACCCGGTAGATGAAGATGTTATAAATGAAATAAAAAAGATATCAGGAATGGAAATTGAAACAAGATTGGTTAAAGAATATGAAGTGAAGGAAATAATAGAAACAGTAATATCACAGGGTGGAATTGATGTTATTTCTCCTATAGAAAAAAAAGAAATGCCTGAAAAAGTATTTAAGCCAATAAGAGTAAGGGAAGTTTCAGAATCGTCAGCTGTTAGTGTAGTTGAAGAACTTGTTACAAAAGCAATGGAATTGAAAGCAACAGATATTCATCTTGAAATAGAAGAAGAAGGTTTGAGATTGAGATACAGAATAAACGGGCTTCTTTATGAATTTCCACCTCCTCCTCTTGAACTTTATTCTTCAATTGTTTCTCATATAAAAGTACTTTCAAATCTTGATATAGCAGAAAAAAGGGTTCCTCAGGATGGTTATTTTAAAATGAAATTATATGGAAGAGATGTTGATTTAAGAGTTTCAACCTTTCCAACAATTTTTGGAGAAATGGTTGCTTTAAGAGTTCTGGATAAAAAAAACATAATTTCGGGTCTGGAACAACTTGGTTTTTTTCCCGAAGTTCTTCACAGGTGGAGAATCCTTCTCGATGAACCTTACGGTATGATTCTGGTTACAGGTCCAACAGGTAGTGGTAAAACAACAACTTTATATTCTTCATTAAATGAACTTGATAGTACTCACAGAAAAATTATAACAGTAGAAGACCCTGTGGAATACCATCTTAAAAATGTTAATCAAACACAGATAAATCCAAAATCAGGTTTAACTTTTTCAATTGCATTGAGGTCAATCTTAAGACAGGACCCGGATATAATAATGGTTGGTGAAATAAGAGATATAGAAACAGCAGAAATTGCTTTTAGAGCAGCACAGACAGGCCATCTTGTTTTGTCCACTTTACATACAAATACAGCCCCAGGTGCAATTATCCGACTTCTGGATATGGGAGTTGAATCATATTTGATTTCTTCTTCTTTAATAGGAGTATTAAATCAAAGATTAGTAAGGAGTATATGCGTTTCATGCAAGGAAGAATATAAACCATACCCTGAAGAAATAAAAATGCTTGACCCATCATTACTTGAAAAAGATAATTTGAAATTTTATAGAGGAAAGGGTTGTCATTTATGTAATGGAACCGGTTATGGTGGAAGAACAGGTATTTTTGAATTGATGGTTATAAATGAAGAGTTAAGAAGAGTGATAATAAAAAATCCTGATATGATAGAAATAAAAGAAATTGCTAAAAAGTCCGGTATGGAGTCACTGCGAGAAGACGGGATAAAAAAAGTTCTTGCAGGAATAACAACAATTTCAGAAGTTCTTTATACAACAAGAAAAGAGGATTAGAGTCAGTAATTTAGAGCATCTCTTTTGAGTTGATGAGCAAGTTCTTTAATATATTTTTTAAGATTTTCAAGTGAAAAATAATCCATTTCTGTAAATTCCAATCCACAGAAAAAAATGTTTCTCTTTTTATTTATGTATTTCGGTTTACATTTTACACTGAAAGAATAACTTTTACGGTTTATTATAAAATCAGTTTTTAATTCATAGAAAAAATTTATATTTAAGGCAATAGGGGTTTCAACTTTAGTACCTGAAAAAGAAATATCTATAATATTTCCTATGATTACTTCTTTATGAAATTTATAAGGGATTTTGGTTAGAATACATTTAATAAAAGGTGTTTCAAATCTCTCTTTTTTTCTTTTTTCTGTTAGAATATCTGTTTCAGGTAAAAATAACATTCTTTCAATACCCTGAGAAAAAATTTTCCCCGAAATAAAAAATTCCAAACCGTTTTTCTCAAAAAAAATTTCTCCTCTTTTACCCAGTTCTACAGGAATTGTTTTTGTTCTATGAGGGACAGAAATTATCATTTTTCCCCATTTATCTATATCAATTATTTCTCCATCTATTTTTTCATTATCTATAAAAATTTTAACTTTTTTAATTTCCCTTACATCCTCAATTCTCATTAATATTTCCCCTTTAATTCTATTTTACCCTTGACATTTTTAAAATAGCAATATTTGATGAAAAAAAAATAAAAATGGTTTATAATAGAAATGTTTAGGAGAAAAAAAATGGAAAAAATTAGGTCTGGTTATGTTTTAAAAGGATATATATTGAAAGAAATGGTTGGTTCTGGCGGATTTTCAACAGTTTATCGTGCTGAATCAATTGAGCCCTTGCCTTTATACAATTCAATTATTGCTGTTAAGGTTTTACATCCGAGACGATTTGAAAGAAACCAAATTAAACAGTTTATAAAAGAGGGAAAAATAGCAAAATCACTTGAACATCCTAATATAGTTAAGGTTTTTGATGTTGTTCAGGAAAATGGGAATTTTTTTATTTTAATGGAATATCTTGATACTGATTTGATAAAAGCCATCAGAACAAAAAAATATCTTTTTAACGAGAAAAATGTAATTGATATAATTATAAAAGCAGCAAAAGGGATTGCTTATATACATCAAAATGGAATAGTTCATAAAGATATAAATCCTTCAAATATTCTAATAACTTATTCACTTGAAAAAATTAAAATTACGGACTTCGGGCTTTCAAAAGTTGATAGGGGAATTTTAAATAGAGGGGAATTTAGGGGAGGAACAGAAGGATATGTAGCACCTGAGATTTATAAAGGAAAAAAAGCAGATAAAAAAAGTGATATTTATTCTTTTGGAAAGACAATTGAAAAAATTTATAGAGAATTGAATTTTCCTTTTCCAGAAAAAATAAAAAATATAGTTAAAATAGCAACAGAGCCTGAACCTGAAAATAGATTTGAAAGTATGGAAGGGATTATTTATATACTTGAGACCAGGAAAATTGAATGATTAAGTTTGTTTATTCTGAAGAATTCTTAAAATACAGAGAAATTTCCCATCCTGATTCACCTGAAAGAGTAGAAAGTATAGTTAATTATTTACAAAAAAAGGGTAATTTTAGATTTGTAGAACCCAATCCCTGTATGGAAGAAGATTTATATCTTGTTCATACTCCTGAAATGGTAAAAAAAGTAAAAGAAAACGATTTTTTTGACCCTGATTGTCCAAATATACCGAATATATTTTATTATGCCTGTTTATCCGCAGGAGCAGCAATAAGAGCAAGTGAAATAGCACTTTCAGGTGAAATTGGTTTTTCTCTTGGAAGGCCACCGGGACATCATGCAGGTAAAAATAATATAGGCGGTTTTTGTTATTTCAATAATATAGCAATTTCTGTAAAGAAACTCCTTTTAGAAAATTATAAAGTTGCAGTTCTTGATATAGATGGACATCATGGTAATGGAACAGAAGAAATTTTAAAAAATGAAAAAGATGTTATATTTGTTTCAATTCATCAATATCCTGCTTATCCTGGAACAGGTAAATATTCTTTTGAAAATTGTTATAATTTCCCAATTCCACCTTATACAAGTTCAAAAAAATATATGGAAAAGTTTGACAGATGTCTTGAAATAATAAAAGATTTTTCACCTGATATAATAGGTGTTTCATGTGGTTTTGATGCTTTTAAAGAAGACCCTTTATTACAACTTTCTTTAACTGAAACAGATTATTATATTATTGGTAAAAAAATTGCTTCTCTCGGCAAAAAAATATTTTTGATTTTAGAAGGTGGTTATAATATATTTAAAATAGGTAATCTTGTTTATTGTTTTGTTTCTGGATTTGAAAAAGTATTAAAAATGGAGGCAAGCAATGATAGAAAAAAGATTGATTGATGGACTTAAAAATCCTGATGTAATTTATAGAAGTGCTCCTTTCTGGTCGTGGAATGATGATTTGAAAATAGAACAGTTGAAATATCAGGTTGATAAAATGAAAGAGGGTGGTTTTGGAGGGGGTTTTATGCATTCAAGAATAGGACTTATTACTTCTTATTTATCAGATGAATGGATGGATTGTATAAAAGAGGTGGTTAAATATGCTAAAGAAAATGGAATGAAAATGTATTTATACGATGAAGATAGATGGCCAAGTGGTTTTGCAGGTGGTATTGTTGCAAAGAAAAAGGAAAATAGAATTAAGATTTTAAAGGTCTGGAAAAGGGGTAAAAAGTGGATGAAAAAGGTTTTAGAAGGTGTAAAATCTGACTGGTATAATGGTTTGACATATGTTGATACAATGAATGAAAAAACAATAAATGATTTTATAAAATCAACCTATGAAAAATATGTTAAATTTTTAAAAAACTATATTCCTAATACTGTCCCAGCAATTTTTACAGATGAACCAAATTATTTTCACGGAAGAACTGTAAATAAGAATGATAAAAATTTTTATTACTTCCCATGGACAAAAAATTTAAGAAAAATTTTTAAATCAAAATTTGGTTATGATATCTATGAAAGAATAAATTTGTTAATTGAAGAAAAGGAAGATTATGAAAAAGTAAGATATGATTATTCAAGGTTAATAAGTGAATTATTTATAGAAAATTTTGGAGAAAATATTTATAATTTCTGTGAAAAAAATAGGATTTCACTTACAGGTCATTATCTTGGAGAAGATACCATTAAAACACAGATTTCAGTTGTTGGAGATGTTATGTCTTTATATGAATTCATGCAATGGCCTGGTGTTGACCATCTTGGCAGAAATTTAAAAAATCCTTTAACTTTAAAACAATGTAGTTCTGTATCCAATCAACTTGGAAAAGAAAGAGTATTAAGTGAATTATATGGATGTTCAGGACAGAATTTTACTCTTGCAGAAAGAAAGTGGATTGGTGACTGGCATATTTCTCTTGGAATAAATTTTTTCTGTCCACATCTGTATTTGTATTCTTTAAAAGGATGCAGAAAAAGAGATTTTCCGCCAACAATTTCTCATCATCAACCATACTGGGGATATCAGAAAGAACTTGAAGATTATTTTGCTCGACTTAACTTTATTATGAGTCAGGGAAAATTTCTTGCAAATATTCTTGTAATTCATCCAGTTGAAACTGGCTGGAGTTTAAAAGGAAGTGAAAAACTTACAGATTATGATGAAGAACTTTCTCAATTGACACAGAAACTTCTTGAAAACAACTTTGAATATGAATTTGGAAGTGAAAAATTGATTGAAAAGTATGGAGAGGTTAAGGATGGGAAATTTAAAATAGGAAGAGGTGAATATGAATATATAATTTTACCGGCAATGACAACTTTAAGGGAAAAAACATTAAAACTGATTGAAGAGTTTATTAATCAGGGTGGGAAAGTTTTTGCTTCAGAAAAATTCTTTCCATATTTAATAGAAGGAGAGAGAAAAGATATTAGTATTAAGAGAAGTTGTATTTTATATTCTTCTATTCAATCCCTGATTAAAGAATTAAAAAATGTAGTTGAAAGAGATTTTGAAATTTATGGAGATAATAATCAGGAAATTTTAGATATTTTTATTCACAGAAGAAAAATTGATGAAGATATTGAAGCAATTTTTTTGAATAATATTTCACTTGATAAATCATATAAGGTTTTTATAAATTTGAAATATGAGGGAAAAGTTTACAGTTTGGATTTGTTTAATGGAAAAATAAATGTTAAAGGTGTGAAAAAAGAGAAAAAAGGTATTTTAATTGAAGATTATTTTCCACCTGTCGGTTCTTCTCTTTTTTTGATTGA
Encoded here:
- a CDS encoding phosphomannomutase/phosphoglucomutase, whose amino-acid sequence is MEINRKIFREYDIRGIYEDDLKGDLPYYIGKAFGSYIKRQNIGNVCVGGDNRFTTPEIKEKLIKGLIDTGCEVVDIGIIPTPLLYFSVHFYKYGSGIMVTASHNPPQFNGFKMVVGNKSLYGKEIQKIADIIEKEDFEKGNGKLDKKDVIDEYIKFMVEKFKFNKKLKVGVDTGNGTVGPLIEKLFRKLNVEFVGLYLESDGNFPNHLPDPVVPENLKDLIEIVKENNLDCGFGFDGDGDRLAVVDENGDILWGDKLMIVYSKDILIKNKGAKIIFDVKCSKSLEEVIEKLGGKPVMWKTGHSLIENKLHEEKSPLAGELSGHLYFADEYFGYDDAIYACLRLLRIMDKENKKLSEFFKDVKKYYSTPEIRIEVSDEEKFEIVEKVKKFYAGKYRINDIDGVKVYYPSGWALLRASNTQPALVVRIEGETEEDLNKIKREFIEKIGNFK
- a CDS encoding redoxin domain-containing protein, translating into MRNLILIFIACLCFILSGGELIKAPDFVLNSIDGKEIKLSNYKDKKVILNFWATLCPPCKEEIPYFVKFYNENKNKIEIIGIELTGKKKEIEQIVKKYNISYPICISDGKIENLYGGIRFVPTTFVIDEKGYIILKKVGLMTEEELKGIIKNEKK
- a CDS encoding PilZ domain-containing protein, whose protein sequence is MRIEDVREIKKVKIFIDNEKIDGEIIDIDKWGKMIISVPHRTKTIPVELGKRGEIFFEKNGLEFFISGKIFSQGIERMLFLPETDILTEKRKKERFETPFIKCILTKIPYKFHKEVIIGNIIDISFSGTKVETPIALNINFFYELKTDFIINRKSYSFSVKCKPKYINKKRNIFFCGLEFTEMDYFSLENLKKYIKELAHQLKRDALNY
- a CDS encoding Gfo/Idh/MocA family oxidoreductase; translation: MVRKVKVGIIGAGGRANFQAKSIIGSQIGEVKIVYSPFLEEAKSFSEKYGIEYTDSLDDVLNNPDIDAITVSTPNATHYEIAKKGLESNKNVLVEYPPTLKLEQLEELINLAKEKNLVYWVSLTQLLENPHYTIKKNLNLIEKPLSYNFSYISSFLGGWYSQISLSGPVYLWQHFHFVSQLLDIWKDVEEVSVFENIEYSSEGIMSLTFSVMNIKFKSGIISTIEFGMGIKDVSDTRIKLVGDGGIFYYEKGKLYFINKKEGKREIEMEKIDIGVDTVNFLKKVQEGKFNIEKALEAREILKICLCAEISAKEKRIVKM
- a CDS encoding GspE/PulE family protein; the protein is MKRNEIIKILKEKENIRDDQIEIVLKEKEKTGTPFGYLLIKFGLLSAERWYNFALKELKCIPVQLSQMNIDKEILKMLPEFTCRKYRVIPIFRGNNKLVCAMVDPVDEDVINEIKKISGMEIETRLVKEYEVKEIIETVISQGGIDVISPIEKKEMPEKVFKPIRVREVSESSAVSVVEELVTKAMELKATDIHLEIEEEGLRLRYRINGLLYEFPPPPLELYSSIVSHIKVLSNLDIAEKRVPQDGYFKMKLYGRDVDLRVSTFPTIFGEMVALRVLDKKNIISGLEQLGFFPEVLHRWRILLDEPYGMILVTGPTGSGKTTTLYSSLNELDSTHRKIITVEDPVEYHLKNVNQTQINPKSGLTFSIALRSILRQDPDIIMVGEIRDIETAEIAFRAAQTGHLVLSTLHTNTAPGAIIRLLDMGVESYLISSSLIGVLNQRLVRSICVSCKEEYKPYPEEIKMLDPSLLEKDNLKFYRGKGCHLCNGTGYGGRTGIFELMVINEELRRVIIKNPDMIEIKEIAKKSGMESLREDGIKKVLAGITTISEVLYTTRKED
- the rsfS gene encoding ribosome silencing factor, giving the protein MSDSENLKRIKKIVKLINDKKGENVVVLDLKNLTWITDYFIIASGESLIQTKAIAENIIENLKETPVSVEGIDDGRWILVDYGEIIVHIFLIETRNYYKLEKLWAEARIVEI
- the mnmG gene encoding tRNA uridine-5-carboxymethylaminomethyl(34) synthesis enzyme MnmG, which gives rise to MKKYDIIVIGGGHAGIESVMVCKKMGMEVLLITFEKEKIGYMSCNPAIGGVGKGQIVKEIDALGGQMAKATDKTGIQFRTLNTSKGPAVWSSRAQVDRRKYNEYMKKLIEENVEILEGEVTDIIVKNKSVLGVEINGEEFISSKCVILTPGTFLNGVIHIGFESFSAGRIEDKKVSKKLSDKLKELGFEIMRFKTGTCARLDGSTIDFSSLTPQYGDEKIRPFSFSTDKIEIEQLPCYITYTNEKTHQIIKKNLDRSPLFTGIIKGTGVRYCPSIEDKVVKFPHHQRHHIFLEPEGKDVNIYYPNGISTSLPVDVQDEFIHTIKGLENVKILRYGYGIEHDVVNPLNIYPTLETKLVENLFLAGQINGTTGYEEAAGQGLIAGINASLKVKNERPLILDRTTSYIGVLIDDLTTKGTNEPYRMFTSRVEYRLMIREDNADIRLREIGYKIGLVSKEEWERTRKKIEDIKKIKEILKSRKINVDGKNISLFEYVRRHEVKLIDFVSDFKEDTLFTAEVEIKYAPYIERNLREIEEFKNLERIKIPSDIDYNKIPGLSLEIKEKLSKLKPLNLGQASRISGITPSAISILMVYLKKFS
- a CDS encoding type II secretion system protein GspG → MKKGYVLTELIVGLVIFILLATGIFLGVKNVMDRAKVMSAKVQISQLALLLEQIKNDTGYYPAFLSDLTLNSPPKLQEKGWNGPYTNKIPFDPWGNPYFYKIPPTTVFSSPKLPRVHGKPDTYTANFDAIEGKGRIRVENYGVTSCSIYINGVEVVKENEFRNKPKPQIIEKEVTLKDENNTLTWARSTPGDFLYFSIIVDNMPTGEYFIVGSYGKDGKESGKGYNKDIVWVSNKYPNFQE